In one Macaca nemestrina isolate mMacNem1 chromosome 2, mMacNem.hap1, whole genome shotgun sequence genomic region, the following are encoded:
- the LOC105477407 gene encoding uncharacterized protein gives MLLGGCWGPPTGSAIGGAGGRGAAGDTAAAAGLDRATAATAAATDLPPLLFPCSSFFLLFSFPAGPRPLSLTAASILRKGMTSWHSRENRVQAQKLFPPHHLLKN, from the exons ATGCTGCTCGGCGGTTGCTGGGGACCGCCTACGGGCTCTGCCATAGGCGGTGCAGGCGGACGGGGCGCGGCGGGGGACACGGCGGCCGCCGCGGGGCTCGATCGGGCAACGGCGGCGACGGCGGCAGCGACGGATCTTCCTCCTCTCTTATTCCCTTgctcctcctttttccttctcttttcctttccggCCGGGCCTCGTCCACTTTCCTTAACGGCGGCCTCGATCCTACG TAAAGGCATGACTTCCTGGCACAGCAGGGAAAATCGGGTGCAAGCCCAGAAACTATTTCCCCCCCACCACTTGTTGAAAAACTGA
- the LOC139355283 gene encoding CGG triplet repeat-binding protein 1 — protein sequence MERFVVTAPPARNRSKTALYVTPLDRVTEFGGELHEDGGKLFCTSCNVVLNHVRKSAISDHLKSKTHTKRKAEFEEQNVRKKQRPLTASLQCNSTAQTEKVSVIQDFVKMCLEANIPLEKADHPAVRAFLSRHVKNGGSIPKSDQLRRAYLPDGYENENQLLNSQDC from the coding sequence ATGGAGCGATTTGTAGTAACAGCACCACCTGCTCGAAACCGTTCTAAGACTGCTCTGTATGTGACTCCCCTGGATCGAGTCACTGAGTTTGGAGGCGAGCTGCATGAGGATGGAGGAAAACTCTTCTGCACTTCTTGCAATGTGGTTCTGAATCATGTTCGCAAGTCTGCCATTAGTGACCACCTCAAGTCAAAGACTCACACCAAGAGGAAGGCAGAATTTGAAGAGCAGAATGTGAGAAAGAAGCAGAGGCCCCTGACTGCATCTCTTCAGTGCAACAGCACTGCGCAAACAGAGAAAGTCAGTGTTATCCAGGACTTTGTGAAAATGTGCCTGGAAGCCAACATCCCGCTTGAGAAGGCTGATCACCCAGCAGTCCGTGCTTTCCTATCTCGCCATGTGAAGAATGGAGGCTCCATACCTAAGTCAGACCAGCTACGGAGAGCATATCTTCCTGATGGATATGAGAATGAGAATCAACTCCTCAACTCACAAGATTGTTGA